In the genome of Nanoarchaeota archaeon, the window GAACTGCTTGGAAAGCATGATATTCGCAACAAACAGAAACAAGCTTCCTGCAAAAGCCGCAAGAAAGAGCATTCCGCTGTCCTTTATCAGTGCGGATTCTTCCATTATCGAAGTAATATAGCCGTTGATTTTCGCTTTCATTTGATCATCTGCTTTCTTATTGCTTTCTCAATGTCGTGAAGGTCAAAACACAAAACAGGCATTTCATTATGGCTTTTGGGTTTGGATGAGAAGCTTTTTGCAAAGATTGCGAAATGCATCGACTTGTTTTCCGTATCTATATATGACGCTTTCTGCCATAACCCATCAAGGATTTCCTTTGCATCAACATCTTCCTGCCATTTGCATTCTCCCAAAAGCATTTGTTTGCCGTTCAACGCAACGATATCTATCTCATATTGGTTTTTCCCGTCATCAGCGCCGTGTATCCTTCCCCACTGCCTGCCCAATTTTATAAAGCCGAAATCAGCAAGAATAATCTTATTTCTTATAATGTAGATTATGAATTTTTCGAATTTTTTTCCTACAAATTTCGGAAAGTTTTCTTTAAAAAATGCGGTTACTTCATCGAATCGTTCCTGCTCCATATAAGCCCGTTGCTTATCCACAAAATAGAACCAGAATGAGAGGAAATTATCATTTATGGCATATGTGCCTTCCCTGGATTTTCTCGGGTCTGAAAGTATCGGCGTTTCCCGCTTAATTAAATTGAACTCTTTTCTTAAAAGATCCAGATATTTTATGGTTTCGCCTTTCTTATTTGAAAAAAGCGTGGAGATTTCATTCAATCTTGTCTTGCCTTCTGCAATTGCTGTAATGATTGTATTGTATGTTTTTGATTCCCCGCCAAATTCGACAGATAAAACCGCCCTGCCTTCATCCATGAGCATAGAATCTTTTTCTTCGATCATCCGGGTTATCATTTTCTCTACAGGAATATTTTCGTCCAAAAGGGTATAATAATAAGGCACACCGCCAAAAATTGACCATGTTTTTATGAACTCCTCCATGCTCATTTTGAACAGCAATTTCTCTGCAGGCAGCTCCTGGAGAATCATTTCGTTCGTCCGCCTCCCATAAAGAGGGGCTGCTTCGAGATTGAATATTTTTTTTATCAGAGAATAACTTGAACCGCTTACAATGATTCGGGTATTTTCTTTTTTCATCATTCTATCATCGACTAACTTTTGCATTTCTCCAAAAACTGACTTATCAACATTCAAAAAATTTTGAAATTCGTCAATAATTATTATTTTGTTTTTATCAAGCAGATACTTTACGATATCGATAAAGTTCTGAAATTGGGGGAGTCCGTACTCAATGCAAATCTGATTGACGATCCATGAGTGCGACTTATTCGGCCAGATAAATATATAAATTGCGTCCGGAAACGCTTTCCTCAATAATGTTGTTTTTCCTATTCTCCTTCTGCCTCGGACAATCATAAAAAAATTCTTATCTCTTGTTCTTTCCAGCACTTCCATTTCTTTTTCTCTATCAATAAACGGTATGTTTTTCATACATTATGTATGTTAAACATACTATTTAAATCTTTCTATATTAGTATGTATTATATACATAC includes:
- a CDS encoding ATP-binding protein; translated protein: MKNIPFIDREKEMEVLERTRDKNFFMIVRGRRRIGKTTLLRKAFPDAIYIFIWPNKSHSWIVNQICIEYGLPQFQNFIDIVKYLLDKNKIIIIDEFQNFLNVDKSVFGEMQKLVDDRMMKKENTRIIVSGSSYSLIKKIFNLEAAPLYGRRTNEMILQELPAEKLLFKMSMEEFIKTWSIFGGVPYYYTLLDENIPVEKMITRMIEEKDSMLMDEGRAVLSVEFGGESKTYNTIITAIAEGKTRLNEISTLFSNKKGETIKYLDLLRKEFNLIKRETPILSDPRKSREGTYAINDNFLSFWFYFVDKQRAYMEQERFDEVTAFFKENFPKFVGKKFEKFIIYIIRNKIILADFGFIKLGRQWGRIHGADDGKNQYEIDIVALNGKQMLLGECKWQEDVDAKEILDGLWQKASYIDTENKSMHFAIFAKSFSSKPKSHNEMPVLCFDLHDIEKAIRKQMIK